The genomic stretch NNNNNNNNNNNNNNNNNNNNNNNNNNNNNNNNNNGCTATAATAGAGGGCCATTGCTGGAGTACTAATggaaattttctttttgtttcgttcAGAAGGAACTGGCATCGACTGGGATGAGAATTTTCATACAAGATAAACCAGCAACAACGTTTAGAGCAGGTGACTATCAATCCGCCCCAAAAAGGTTGGTATTTGGCATTTGGCATTTGGCACAATGCAACAGTAAATGAGAGTAGGAAAGGAACGATCAACAATCCGGAACGCACATGCACATGGTTAGCGATACTTTCACAAGGTCACTTCAGATAACAAATGATGGAAGCTCATCTGCCGGAGAATGAGAGTTTCACTATCAGCGGTACAATCTGAATTAGATTCACCGTCAGTAGTCGTGCAGTTTCGTCAAAGGGTAAACGGATCAGAAGAAGGGCATTCAGAAACGTCAATTGACACTCCTAAGGACGACGATTCCAATTTGAATGACGGCACATCATCCGCAAATTCGCATCCATTCTTCTCTCCCAATACCGGGGCGAAACTCATCCCGAAAGTCCTGCCAATCTATGTTGTCCACCAACCAGGAACCGTCTGATTTCCGTTGTTCAAGTTGCCACCCCATGACCACAAGTAGCCTGTCACAATTGTCTCGTAAGCGGCATTCGACCCAACAAGTTCCATCAGCGTAGTCCAGTGTATCGGTAGGGAACGAAATCTCATAGTCCTCGGCTTCTCCCGCAATAATTGCAAATTGATTGCGAGGTCGTACAATAGCCTGGCCCAATGCTGATGCCACAGCTTCTTCGCCGGCCGACAATGGAGCCGCCACGGATCGGTATAGTGCACTGCGCCACCGGCTGGTGGAAGCGCGCAACAGTAACCGAAACCCCGAGTCCGGCAATGGATCTGCGTTATAATAGAGGCCTTTTAACAGTTCCGAGACAAACCGTTGAGGAGAGAGCTCGGGATTTGGAGGTCTTCGGTATTCTTCCTCTATCATGTTTACTTTTAGTTCCAACAGTCGTTCTCGTAACTGTTGCGCTTCGTCGGCATTGAAACTATTGCCCAAATCGCCGATGTTCCTGTAGCTATAACTCATACAAGTAGGAAtgtttcgaagcgtcaggCTGTAAAGATTCGATCCGGTGATTAAAAACGAACAGGATCGAGACAACAGAGAAGACATCAAAAGTAAACTATATAGCGTTTGTCGTTTTGCAAAGGTCGATCTCATGTCGAAACTGGAGACTTTGTCTCATGCGATTACTTGGCTGAGAATCAAAAGGCGACGAATGCAATTCGAGAATAGATGTTATGAGCAGAAGTATTTGCTCAGTTTCGTGAACGACGGCAGCCGTATCAACGAGAAGCTTACAAGTTCGAAAGTTTCGGTAGAACAAAGCAAATCCAGTCGAACACTGCCAAGGAAAAagacttcactgtcaa from Phaeodactylum tricornutum CCAP 1055/1 chromosome 12, whole genome shotgun sequence encodes the following:
- a CDS encoding predicted protein, which codes for MRSTFAKRQTLYSLLLMSSLLSRSCSFLITGSNLYSLTLRNIPTCMSYSYRNIGDLGNSFNADEAQQLRERLLELKVNMIEEEYRRPPNPELSPQRFVSELLKGLYYNADPLPDSGFRLLLRASTSRWRSALYRSVAAPLSAGEEAVASALGQAIVRPRNQFAIIAGEAEDYEISFPTDTLDYADGTCWVECRLRDNCDRLLVVMGWQLEQRKSDGSWLVDNIDWQDFRDEFRPGIGREEWMRICG